The Phyllopteryx taeniolatus isolate TA_2022b chromosome 2, UOR_Ptae_1.2, whole genome shotgun sequence nucleotide sequence TGCGTCCCAAAGTTTGTTCACTTCTTGCTCTCACTTGTGTTCGTGTTTTCAGTCCTCATCGCTGGCATACATTGACACAACTATCTTCATGGTACAATGCATTGACTCGCGAGTTGAAGTCGTttcgtgaccaagctcgtacgTCAAAGTCCTGGCAGCTAACAAACTAGCAAATAcaattttcctcatttaaaatgaaatgaaatgccattcatctgttccagccctgaaaaaaaaaaacaaccaagatTTGTATGATGTGTTACgtgtttggtcacgtgacggaTAATCCATTCTACAAATATTTGTCAGCGTCAGCCCTAATTCCTTTGTGTTTATTCAAACAGACGTGAACATAATTGCGGCCCCTTCCTCGCCCGACGCGAACCAAGCAGACGATCTCGAAACGTCCTTTTCATTTACTGGGCGCTTCTGGcggaaatacaaaaatgacatCTAGAAGTGGAAATAATGCAGCTTTTACCCACTCGCCATCAGACTCCCGGACAAATGACGTCACAATCTGTGAATTACGCTCTGCGTGCGTGTTTAGCTTGAAGGTTCATCATTAATCATAATATCAGTGCTAATCTTGTAAACATGTCTGGCAACAAGTAAAACGTCGTAACACCTGAATGTACAAACAATATTACGCAACATCAACGTCACAGCATGAGACTTTGACTGAGCAAAGCTTGACTTGAgcaaactgtgtgtgtttttcttcttggGTTCTGTAGACGTCACTGAAGAAGATCTTTGTCCTGAGCGGCAGGAACCAGAATCTTCCCACATTAAAGGGGAGGAGCCAGAGCTTCCTCCTCTCAAAAAGGAAGAGCAACCCAAGTCtcttcacattaaagaggaagaggaggaggaggagatcaTCAAGTTTCCATTGACTGTCGTTGTCAAGAGTGAAGTAGGTGATGGAGACCATTGTGGAGGATCTCAATCACGcagcctcttagctccactgtcagatagtgacgacataaCGTCGCACTCTTCTGActatggtgatgatgatgatgatgaacaacGACCTTTGAAAGGTGATTTGACATGCCCCACTGACAACAAATGCATCCACTGTTCTCACtgtgacaaaacattttacaacaagtcgtcattaaaaaaacacacaaggacacacactggagaaaaaccttttgcctgcttagtttgtggtaaaaggttCTCAAAAAAGATCAATTTAACAAcgcacacaagaacgcacacaggagaaaaaccgtTTACCTGCtcggtttgtggtaaaagattctcaaGAAAGGCAACtttaacaaaacacacagtaacacacactggagaaaaacctttttcttgcgtagtttgtggtaaaagattcactcagaatgTCGATTTaagaatacacacaagaacacacactggagaaaaaccttttgactGCTCAGTTTGCGGGAAAAGATTTTCTTTTAAGGCAAATTTAACgatgcacacaagaacacacacaggggaaaaacctttttcctgcttagtttgtggtaaaagattcaccaAAAAGATCAATTTAACAAAacacacgagaacacacaccggggaaaaaccttttgcctgcttagCTTGTgataaaagattcactcagaatgCAGATTTaataatacacacaagaacacacactggagaaaaaccttttgcctgcttactttgtagtaaaagattcTCTTTCAAGTCAAGTTTAACAATGCacacgagaacacacactggtgagaaaccttttgcctgcttagtttgtggtcaaagattttctggaaagaaacatttaacaagacacacaaaaacacacagtggtgagaaaccttttgcctgctcagtttgcggtcaaagattctctcgtaagGAACGTTTAAtattacacacaagaacacatactggcgagaaaccttttgcctgctcaatttgtggccaaagatttactcaaaagaaacatttgacaagacacacaagaacacacactggtgagaaaccattcAGTTGCAGCGTGTGTGAAAAAAGATTCAATGAAAAGTGTCAGGTGAAaagacacaagtgtgctggtgaggcGGCAAAATAAACCGTGAAGCAACTGAGGCTGTTTTGGTTGTCATTGACTCACTCCCTACTCTCAAATCAACCGGATGGGAATTTTGATGTCAGGGACGATACGTTGACGAAGCTTGGAGGAATTCTAGACGTGAACACTCCAAACTGGTTCAAGTAAATAAGCTAATAGGCGAGATCATGAGAGTA carries:
- the LOC133468905 gene encoding zinc finger protein OZF-like; translation: MCAQSAKGEECERQICRREESDRQLLDAVCELQPRDASQNVTEEDLCPERQEPESSHIKGEEPELPPLKKEEQPKSLHIKEEEEEEEIIKFPLTVVVKSEVGDGDHCGGSQSRSLLAPLSDSDDITSHSSDYGDDDDDEQRPLKGDLTCPTDNKCIHCSHCDKTFYNKSSLKKHTRTHTGEKPFACLVCGKRFSKKINLTTHTRTHTGEKPFTCSVCGKRFSRKATLTKHTVTHTGEKPFSCVVCGKRFTQNVDLRIHTRTHTGEKPFDCSVCGKRFSFKANLTMHTRTHTGEKPFSCLVCGKRFTKKINLTKHTRTHTGEKPFACLACDKRFTQNADLIIHTRTHTGEKPFACLLCSKRFSFKSSLTMHTRTHTGEKPFACLVCGQRFSGKKHLTRHTKTHSGEKPFACSVCGQRFSRKERLILHTRTHTGEKPFACSICGQRFTQKKHLTRHTRTHTGEKPFSCSVCEKRFNEKCQVKRHKCAGEAAK